One Huiozyma naganishii CBS 8797 chromosome 4, complete genome genomic region harbors:
- the FRT2 gene encoding Frt2p (similar to Saccharomyces cerevisiae FRT2 (YAL028W) and FRT1 (YOR324C); ancestral locus Anc_7.69) — MDLLVKRMEDKRSMMGKYMQSGNAGTTGDGNCGLRKPARSKAEVPRIMVTKPKESKPLDFHFDSCIGNERFKKSQLQRKEKEEKDIIVGSTPKPHVRNIFTALLDQERKLERETQHRRKEHHRHRSITGHGQNGHTHAHMVGRPRSKSEPKDYTSAATGTFSNAMFTPKKETNTSDSCSCSSSNESDGAGAGAEEPVDGHDPTKEQVEKDKRSQTNTVGGGSANAKTNDIPNFIGITKMMEPRKRHRKHHHGGDETEENLFARDNKRLVNQFLKSMAPPSSSQLQKQGLSYLGDVPSLSLQAAALDDDSNSSSQRSLQSLLYHDLEESPDHTNSSSFLASRYSSSFYSNDISSEESSASESASDESSTSSRSSFSEGFTTHGATFSSKTSASSGGHILHNKHLGKTNTNALQISDPEYLQKHVTLLLTRFDLLMKDILKGTLLKRETLQRICSRLIPCTKDLKVLRKQVLTLHDEIASDKLLKLRGDFDELDPQSFIAHLRCTVSHNATQLKNLEERMECCQQLLVKQKDEMKKIESMMYLEKTLLETEQSEGVFHRYRYLLFDITTLAVVVALLFLGRKLVLSWN; from the coding sequence ATGGACTTGTTGGTGAAGCGGATGGAGGATAAGAGGAGCATGATGGGAAAGTATATGCAATCGGGCAACGCTGGGACCACCGGTGACGGAAATTGTGGGCTGCGGAAACCGGCGCGGTCGAAAGCGGAGGTTCCGAGGATCATGGTAACCAAACCCAAGGAGTCGAAGCCGCTGGACTTCCACTTCGACAGTTGCATTGGGAATGAGCGTTTCAAGAAGTCCCAGTTGcaaagaaaggaaaaggaggagaaggacaTTATTGTGGGGAGCACCCCCAAGCCGCATGTCAGGAACATCTTCACTGCGTTGCTAGACCAAGAGAGGAAGCTGGAAAGAGAGACTCAGCATCGAAGAAAGGAGCACCACAGACACCGTTCTATAACTGGGCACGGTCAGAACGGCCACACACATGCGCACATGGTGGGGAGGCCTCGCTCTAAAAGTGAGCCGAAGGATTATACGTCAGCGGCCACGGGGACGTTCAGCAATGCGATGTTCACCCcgaagaaagaaacaaacacgTCAGACAGCTGTAGTTGTTCGTCATCAAATGAGAGCGatggtgctggtgctggtgctgaGGAACCAGTTGATGGCCATGACCCCACAAAGGAACAGGTGGAGAAGGATAAACGGTCGCAGACAAATACCGTTGGAGGTGGGTCCGCGAATGCGAAGACGAACGACATACCAAATTTTATTGGCATAACGAAGATGATGGAGCCGCGGAAGAGGCACAGAAAGCATCATCATGGGGGTGACgaaacagaagagaacCTTTTCGCAAGGGACAATAAGAGACTCGTGAACCAGTTTCTCAAGTCTATGGCACCGCCATCATCATCACAGTTACAAAAACAGGGGCTGTCCTATTTGGGCGACGTTCCCTCGCTGTCTTTACAGGCCGCTGCACTAGATGATGATTCTAATTCGAGCTCACAGAGGTCGCTACAAAGTTTGCTATACCACGATTTGGAGGAATCTCCAGACCACACCAACTCAAGTTCTTTCCTTGCCTCGCGCtactcttcttctttttactCAAATGACATATCTTCAGAGGAATCGTCTGCGTCTGAATCGGCTTCTGATGAATCGTCAACGTCATCGAGATCCTCTTTCTCGGAAGGATTCACTACCCATGGCGCGACTTTCTCCTCCAAAACATCGGCATCTAGTGGCGGACACATCTTGCACAACAAGCATCTAGGTAAGACGAATACCAATGCGCTCCAGATCTCTGATCCTGAATACTTGCAAAAACATGTCACTCTACTACTGACAAGGTTTGACTTGTTGATGAAGGATATCCTAAAGGGAACCCTGCTGAAACGTGAAACACTTCAGAGAATTTGCTCACGTTTGATACCTTGTACTAAGGACTTAAAGGTGTTGAGAAAACAAGTTCTCACACTGCACGACGAGATCGCTTCGGATAAACTGCTGAAATTGAGAGGCGATTTTGACGAGTTGGATCCACAGTCCTTTATTGCGCATCTGCGATGCACGGTGTCCCATAACGCAAcacagttgaagaacctgGAGGAAAGAATGGAATGCTGTCAACAACTTTTGGTCAAGCAGAAGGACgaaatgaagaagatcgagTCGATGATGTACTTGGAGAAGACTCTATTGGAAACCGAGCAATCGGAAGGCGTTTTTCACAGATACAGGTACCTGCTCTTTGATATCACCACACTAGCAGTAGTCGTTGCATTGCTGTTTCTGGGTAGGAAGCTGGTGTTGTCGTGGAACTGA
- the KNAG0D04910 gene encoding uncharacterized protein (similar to Saccharomyces cerevisiae MYO4 (YAL029C) and MYO2 (YOR326W); ancestral locus Anc_7.68), whose translation MFAAGAECWLADSSVGWVPCVVVACPGGSAVTVQLCDDGSEITVDGSELEMRCGGAVASGGDLTALPHLNEPAVLHSIGERFSRKVIYTYSGIVLVATNPFANVDGLYDSRVMQEYAQLGAGENAAGANLPPHLFAIAQNAHSRMVADHRNQTIIVSGESGAGKTVSAKYLMRYLAELQPQGVTNGSLAASTVEDKILATNPIMEAFGNAKTTRNDNSSRFGKYLAISFDSNLKIVGATIETYLLEKSRLVTHPVGERNYHVFYQMLEGLGQGIKERLHLTTADAYNYLNQGGPEHIRIDNVDDSAEFTETCKSLQKIGITEEKQEQLFQILSGILHLGNIQINKGRGDLNASVSLSDPHLMIASELLGINSAEFAKWITKRQLVTRSERINSNLNHSQALVVRDSAAKFIYTALFDWLVTNINKQLQNMLPEQAKHTAHSFIGILDIYGFEHFERNSFEQFCINYANEKLQQEFNQHVFKLEQEEYVKEKIEWSFIQFNDNQPCIDLIENKLGILSLLDEESRLPAGSDESWTSKLYQTFNVPPLNEVFSKPKFGQSKFIVSHYAHDVSYDIEGFIEKNKDSVSENHMDVLKSTTNETLRGLLDNLEQMQLEMEIKKKEADAEKSGGKAISQLRMIQRKPTLGSIFKQSLINLMSTINSTDVHYIRCIKPNSEKKPWMFDNLMVLSQLRACGVLETIKISCAGFPSRWTFKEFVARYYFLVDYAVWLPYMTDGEEEQRNLLELIQQILTTTIDDDMTYQIGKTKIFFKAGMLAFLEGIRNAKLAALSVKIQKKIRAKKTRVWYLDTTTAISKTQNLVRCNLVREVIQRKLRIRAAVFIQSNMRGWKCRLEYKVTVCSLITLQSYLRGKLSKLEMIRVLQGKSAVLIQKRIRRCLAINDFLDLRRFTVCIQSHVRSKHARLLYEKLKGVSQIQHSAEAELTKKLLDVMGDLSSKIKENKANCDFVKDLQQNEVFKAILSKDEAYAELCEELDNVGEALKQRQTEVERMATIYRQNQDLTKSALSRFDDINSLSSTKFTGSLEARLNSLQEEVNTIKAAFQMQSLSVDGRQDTDEVVGLGISINEVKRKTVTHNKDSAMSVNVKLLVEEVTTNLLKGYQVPRTAKSCNETIITYPAQVIITLLNLFVTKGFCLDMDVFVSETFSTIQDIVKNLPQDKTAIHDGLFWINNVCHVYSYAQTVAEKGAATTKLRDDCEDLLVTVFDSWMKCITSLMRYDVNVSGALLGSPSNFFREDSPADDTTGNVPIAEKKLTHLLVFLYSVDNAAQLYEVDRVTVNCVFAQILGFINSLCFNDLCVKFYGLSWKLGKHLDNNIRGLDEWLHKHDIELPLLDCLPHLRQVANLLQLRVATVSDLTVVNQLCFLLNPIQLQTLLKKYQHGRAEPAVPGEVFTHLTQLVKNERYGSALTLQMGPRGVDALQSVTAAGHDPQTQLIELLDEYPMPHTAKLLQA comes from the coding sequence AtgtttgctgctggtgcGGAGTGCTGGTTGGCTGATAGCAGTGTTGGATGGGTACCATGTGTAGTGGTGGCCTGTCCTGGGGGTTCTGCGGTAACGGTACAGCTCTGTGACGATGGATCAGAAATCACGGTGGACGGGTCGGAACTGGAGATGAGGTGTGGGGGTGCCGTGGCGAGCGGTGGAGACCTTACCGCACTGCCACACTTGAATGAGCCTGCAGTTTTGCACTCCATTGGGGAGAGGTTTTCGAGGAAGGTAATTTACACGTACTCTGGGATTGTCCTCGTGGCTACGAACCCGTTCGCCAATGTCGATGGGTTATACGATTCGCGCGTCATGCAGGAGTACGCTCAACTGGGCGCAGGTGAGAATGCTGCAGGTGCGAATCTTCCGCCGCACTTGTTCGCCATTGCGCAAAATGCCCACTCCAGAATGGTGGCTGATCACAGGAATCAGACGATCATCGTTAGTGGAGAATCCGGAGCGGGGAAGACAGTCTCTGCGAAGTATCTGATGAGATACTTGGCCGAATTACAGCCGCAGGGAGTCACGAATGGTAGCCTTGCTGCATCGACGGTAGAGGATAAAATTTTGGCCACGAATCCAATCATGGAGGCCTTCGGTAACGCCAAAACGACAAGAAACGACAACTCCTcaagatttggaaaatacCTGGCAATCTCGTTTGATAGCAACCTGAAGATTGTCGGGGCCACCATCGAAACGTACCTGTTGGAGAAGTCAAGACTAGTGACCCACCCTGTCGGGGAAAGGAATTACCACGTTTTCTACCAGATGCTGGAGGGACTTGGTCAGGGGATAAAGGAGAGGCTGCATTTGACAACTGCTGATGCTTATAACTATTTGAATCAAGGCGGCCCGGAGCATATTCGAATTGATAATGTGGACGATTCAGCAGAATTCACAGAGACGTGCAAATCTTTGCAAAAGATAGGTATCACGGAAGAGAAACAGGAacaactgtttcaaattctttCAGGTATATTACACTTGGGAAACATTCAGATCAATAAGGGTAGAGGTGATCTGAATGCATCGGTAAGTTTGAGCGACCCGCATCTGATGATTGCATCAGAGCTCCTAGGAATCAATTCTGCAGAATTTGCGAAATGGATCACCAAGAGGCAACTGGTTACCAGATCCGAGAGAATTAATTCTAACTTGAATCATAGCCAAGCTCTTGTCGTCAGAGATTCGGCCGCAAAATTCATCTACACTGCATTATTCGACTGGCTTGTGACCAACATTAATAAACAGCTCCAAAACATGCTTCCCGAGCAGGCAAAACACACTGCCCATTCCTTTATCGGGATTCTGGATATCTATGGGtttgaacactttgaaagaaactCATTCGAACAGTTTTGTATCAACTATGCAAACGAGaaactacaacaagaaTTCAACCAACACGTTTTCAAATTGGAACAGGAGGAATATGTCAAGGAAAAGATAGAATGGTCGTTTATCCAGTTCAATGATAACCAGCCATGCATAGACCTCATTGAAAACAAACTAGGGATTTtgtctcttcttgatgAGGAGAGTAGATTACCTGCCGGTTCAGATGAATCCTGGACCTCCAAATTATACCAAACATTCAATGTACCCCCATTGAATGAGGTGTTTTCGAAACCTAAATTTGGTCAATCCAAATTCATTGTGTCCCATTATGCCCATGATGTCTCGTATGATATCGAAGGGTttatagaaaaaaataaagacTCAGTATCAGAAAACCACATGGATGTACTGAAAAGTACCACCAACGAAACTTTGCGTGGCCTTTTGGATAACTTGGAACAAATGCAACTCGAAATGgagatcaagaaaaaagaggCAGACGCAGAAAAATCCGGAGGGAAGGCCATTTCCCAGCTAAGAATGATACAGAGGAAACCTACACTGGGGTCCATTTTCAAACAGTCATTAATCAACTTGATGAGTACGATTAACTCTACAGACGTCCATTACATTCGATGCATTAAACCCAATAGTGAAAAGAAGCCTTGGATGTTTGATAACCTCATGGTTTTGTCTCAATTGAGAGCATGTGGtgttttggaaacaatCAAGATTTCATGCGCCGGATTCCCCTCGCGGTGGACTTTTAAGGAGTTTGTAGCAAGATACTACTTTTTAGTAGACTATGCAGTGTGGTTGCCGTACATGACCGAtggggaagaagaacagaggAACCTACTTGAATTAATTCAACAGATCTTGACGACGACCATCGATGACGATATGACTTatcaaattggaaaaaccaagattttcttcaaagctggAATGCTAGCCTTCCTAGAAGGGATAAGAAATGCAAAACTGGCAGCATTGTCTGTAAAGATACAAAAGAAGATCAGAGCCAAGAAGACGCGTGTTTGGTATTTGGATACTACAACAGCCATTAGTAAAACACAAAACCTGGTGCGCTGTAACTTGGTTCGTGAGGTTATTCAAAGGAAACTAAGAATTAGAGCTGCTGTCTTTATTCAGTCGAACATGAGAGGTTGGAAATGTCGATTAGAGTACAAAGTGACTGTTTGTTCTTTGATCACACTTCAATCATACCTGAGAgggaaactttcaaaacttgaaaTGATCAGGGTGTTACAGGGCAAATCTGCGGTACTAATACaaaaaaggataagaagaTGTCTAGCAATCAATGACTTCCTCGATCTGAGACGTTTTACTGTTTGCATTCAGTCTCACGTAAGAAGCAAACATGCTCGATTGCTTTACGAAAAATTGAAGGGAGTCTCTCAAATCCAACATTCGGCTGAAGCTGAGTTAACAAAGAAGCTACTGGACGTTATGGGCGATTTGTCTAGCAAGATTAAGGAGAATAAGGCGAACTGCGATTTTGTGAAAGATTTACAACAGAACGAAGTATTCAAAGCGATCTTGAGTAAGGATGAAGCTTATGCGGAACTGTGCGAGGAGCTTGATAATGTAGGTGAAGCCTTGAAGCAGAGACAGACTGAAGTTGAAAGAATGGCTACGATTTACCGTCAAAATCAAGATCTGACAAAATCTGCCCTTTCTAGATTCGATGACATCAATTCGTTGTCCTCAACAAAGTTCACCGGATCTTTGGAAGCCAGGTTGAACTCTTTGCAGGAGGAGGTTAACACTATCAAAGCTGCTTTCCAAATGCAATCCTTATCCGTCGACGGAAGGCAAGATACCGATGAGGTCGTTGGTCTAGGGATCAGTATCAATGAGGTAAAAAGGAAAACTGTCACTCACAATAAAGATTCCGCAATGTCGGTTAATGTTAAGcttcttgttgaagaagtgaCAACAAACTTGTTAAAAGGTTATCAGGTTCCTAGAACTGCGAAGTCATGCAACGAAACAATCATAACATACCCAGCCCAAGTGATTATTACCCTTTTAAACTTATTTGTCACTAAGGGATTCTGTCTTGACATGGATGTCTTTGTCAGCGAGACCTTCTCGACTATCCAAGACATTGTCAAGAATTTACCGCAGGATAAAACGGCTATCCACGATGGACTATTTTGGATCAACAATGTGTGTCACGTCTATTCCTATGCGCAGACTGTTGCTGAAAAGGGTGCGGCGACTACGAAGTTGAGAGACGATTGTGAGGATTTATTGGTCACCGTTTTCGATTCATGGATGAAATGCATCACCTCGTTGATGAGGTACGATGTGAACGTTTCTGGTGCTTTGTTGGGTAGTCCTTCGAATTTTTTCAGAGAAGATTCCCCCGCAGATGACACCACAGGTAACGTCCCCATcgcagagaagaagctgaCTCACCTGTTGGTGTTTTTGTACTCCGTTGACAATGCCGCGCAGCTGTACGAGGTGGACAGGGTGACGGTCAATTGTGTATTTGCCCAGATCCTTGGTTTCATCAACTCATTGTGCTTCAACGATCTTTGTGTCAAGTTCTACGGCCTTTCCTGGAAATTGGGGAAGCATTTGGACAACAACATTCGCGGTCTGGACGAGTGGCTGCACAAACACGACATAGAACTGCCCTTATTGGACTGTCTCCCCCATTTGAGACAGGTCGCCaatctgttgcaactgcgTGTCGCGACCGTCTCGGACCTAACAGTCGTCAACCAGCTGTGTTTTCTACTAAACCCAATCCAGTTGCAGACTTTGCTCAAGAAATACCAACATGGAAGGGCCGAACCAGCTGTTCCGGGAGAAGTGTTTACACATTTAACACAGCTAGTCAAGAACGAGCGGTACGGCAGTGCACTGACACTACAAATGGGTCCGCGCGGCGTTGATGCGTTACAATCTGTGACCGCAGCGGGACACGACCCACAGACACAGCTCATCGAGTTGCTCGACGAGTACCCGATGCCGCACACGGCCAAGCTACTGCAGGCATAG
- the GIP4 gene encoding protein phosphatase regulator GIP4 (similar to Saccharomyces cerevisiae GIP4 (YAL031C); ancestral locus Anc_7.61), with translation MFAKAAAQVSVPLTRGPYPLRVVDAKLIQFKSAIYSLQELLRVLVIIEKNLKPKAKGTVSEGESEEKSAKNTIIPLITYVLSLCEGHVFNVHPTIRKRYNGLYLFKFYKLAEVTTQLNAQSVILRVDFPPVVPDSFEEYQRNVYDIDLQWRLLSGLKTIAVNAMTIYNKKLRQLQLEKAASINRPYQMADKSPPFNIAEVDDLVRPAELALALDFAVLINDKEKDTSLTSFLKLQWQVTDKFVVCLNRKLLPHFRTYYNHLSKFCSLEPSSANKDLLPGFHYTLHRIYAMLLKFYNILSIMISLTKQIYLPNRKYFHDTKIKLLSKNVFQYEELLSRLDDLCVAKNKHFTTFADNLSAFSESGIKTSNTIIKQVFKDSVSRDVPFVRNTLRNMSSWMVMWKFIRNNTESLEKISKLESTRLEKMLEERRSVDKLAHLEKINKANKDGMFSANSSSSSSVLSSTVSSSISSSPPLPWDVKLLNGKDGFQPPNIKISVHPGSDTSTSAPSLSPANTSRRPSMDRQGRLAQLGMSPIVRGAPRQRQSATGSPRMSRRSSVAEMKPGVKSRLAVNTTEAKQTANNASANTNSKKTTTGGRPRSSSLQSPAPSYNPKTAKIGSNGLAASPAKRSNSLEASDALNQKLVQDTMRTIMSSDMSRHVGNGSGMNSGNRSRSSSVNSDTGLGGPVSPMTRSKQTRPPANHNGVASVSSPLLKKNGGDDHETERSGSKPERLVFYNGEKDTPKGAQMDRDAEEDTTSVKKVRFVGVPPMTEAENPQPKRKGWYKKPSVLHYPPIPSQINNALRLKFNREGVVFRTSLRESLGEGARRAENVGSSMLLNLDEGLGVLRDNTSGRLTTKIREKLR, from the coding sequence ATGTTTGCCAAAGCTGCAGCACAGGTGTCTGTGCCCCTGACAAGGGGTCCGTACCCGCTGAGGGTCGTTGATGCGAAGTTGATCCAATTCAAGTCTGCTATCTACTCTTTACAAGAGCTGTTACGGGTTCTGGTcattattgaaaagaacTTGAAACCTAAGGCGAAGGGCACTGTCTCGGAGGGCGAGTCCGAGGAGAAGTCCGCCAAAAACACGATCATCCCGCTGATCACTTATGTGCTGTCCCTCTGCGAGGGCCATGTGTTCAACGTGCATCCAACGATTAGGAAAAGGTACAACGGGCTGTATCTATTCAAATTTTACAAGCTTGCTGAGGTGACCACGCAGTTGAATGCGCAGTCAGTCATTTTACGTGTCGATTTCCCTCCTGTGGTGCCCGATTCCTTCGAGGAGTACCAAAGGAACGTCTACGACATTGATTTGCAATGGAGGCTCTTAAGCGGGTTGAAGACAATTGCAGTCAACGCCATGACGATATACAATAAGAAGCTGAGGCAGCTGCAATTAGAGAAGGCTGCCAGCATCAACAGGCCTTACCAAATGGCGGACAAATCTCCTCCCTTCAACATTGCCGAGGTTGACGACCTGGTTAGGCCGGCAGAGTTGGCATTAGCGTTGGATTTTGCTGTGTTGATTAACGATAAAGAGAAGGACACATCCTTAACCTCATTCCTGAAACTGCAATGGCAAGTCACGGACAAGTTCGTTGTTTGCTTGAACAGGAAGTTGTTGCCCCATTTCAGAACCTATTACAATCATCTGAgtaaattttgttctttggAACCAAGCTCTGCCAATAAGGATCTCTTGCCCGGTTTCCACTACACATTGCATCGAATATATGCCATGTTGCTGAAATTCTATAATATTCTTTCCATCATGATCAGTCTAACCAAACAAATTTATTTGCCCAACAGAAAATACTTCCACGATACCAAGATAAAGCTGTTGAGTAAAAACGTGTTTCAATACGAGGAGCTACTAAGCAGATTGGACGATCTCTGCGTCGCAAAGAACAAACACTTCACTACTTTCGCGGACAATTTGAGCGCATTTTCAGAGTCAGGCATCAAAACGTCCAATACCATCATCAAACAGGTGTTCAAGGATTCTGTCTCCAGAGACGTGCCCTTTGTTAGAAATACATTACGCAACATGTCCTCTTGGATGGTAATGTGGAAATTCATAAGAAACAACACAGAGTCCCTAGAGAAGATATCTAAATTGGAGAGTACCCGTTTGGAAAAGATGTTAGAGGAAAGGAGATCTGTCGATAAACTTGCACACCTTGAGAAGATAAATAAAGCGAACAAAGACGGCATGTTCTCTGCTAattcttcctcatcatcgtcgGTCCTCTCCTCTACAGTATCTTCTTCCATATCGTCATCACCACCATTACCCTGGGACGTCAAGTTACTGAATGGCAAGGACGGGTTCCAGCCACCTAACATTAAGATAAGTGTACATCCCGGATCCGACACATCGACGTCGGCACCATCGTTATCCCCCGCGAATACAAGCAGGAGGCCGTCCATGGATCGACAGGGCAGGTTGGCACAATTGGGGATGTCGCCAATCGTCAGGGGCGCCCCCAGACAGAGGCAGTCCGCAACTGGGTCTCCCCGAATGTCCAGGAGGTCCTCTGTGGCTGAAATGAAGCCCGGCGTCAAATCGCGGCTGGCCGTCAATACCACGGAGGCGAAACAGACAGCAAATAACGCTTCTGCGAATACGAATAGTAAGAAGACTACAACTGGTGGGAGACCCAGATCGTCCTCCTTACAATCTCCAGCTCCATCGTACAACCCAAAGACAGCCAAGATCGGTAGTAACGGACTGGCCGCGAGCCCCGCAAAGAGGTCCAACTCCTTGGAGGCGAGTGACGCCCTAAACCAGAAGTTGGTGCAGGATACGATGCGGACAATAATGAGCAGCGATATGAGCAGGCACGTGGGGAACGGCTCTGGGATGAACAGTGGCAATAGGTCCCGGTCATCCAGTGTGAACAGCGATACCGGGTTGGGTGGGCCCGTATCGCCGATGACGCGTTCGAAACAAACGAGACCACCGGCAAATCACAACGGCGTGGCGTCTGTATCCTCTccgttgttgaagaagaatggAGGAGATGACCACGAAACGGAACGGTCGGGCAGCAAACCAGAGAGACTAGTTTTCTACAATGGGGAGAAGGACACTCCAAAGGGGGCTCAAATGGACCGGGATGCGGAAGAGGATACAACCTCTGTGAAGAAAGTCCGGTTTGTCGGCGTACCGCCGATGACGGAAGCTGAGAACCCGCAACCCAAGAGGAAAGGCTGGTATAAGAAGCCTTCCGTGCTTCACTACCCTCCTATCCCCTCGCAGATCAACAATGCTCTCCGTTTGAAGTTTAACAGGGAAGGTGTCGTGTTCCGGACGTCGTTGCGAGAGTCCCTTGGCGAAGGTGCCAGGCGTGCAGAAAACGTGGGCTCAAGCATGCTCCTCAACTTGGACGAGGGACTCGGCGTGCTGCGGGACAACACGAGCGGCAGACTCACCACAAAGATTCGCGAGAAGCTGAGGTAA
- the PRP45 gene encoding mRNA splicing protein PRP45 (similar to Saccharomyces cerevisiae PRP45 (YAL032C); ancestral locus Anc_7.60), with product MSFSSLLPAPVHSGKTGSNASGELLVNALVDDGDAVASDQYSAMVSRVTLHDFIPLRQRDFNMAIPLPSESEVARTAKKTWSHFQSLIGEVEQKSAGGRTEDELVVLPGGKRLHIVTAQHDPLQPKKASRSKKSYAPSNEDEPIQPILHTTSAGDNPSPPVDKRAWQIPSFVSQWKNPKGYTTALRGAGSVVAGNSGGEVTDGFVALADALEAADREARVRLQLKREAKVVELNRAVREREQKLNKIMKSVPRRGVPLHERDVSERIALDTGPRPTANRSHEGVAYDSRLFTKGATTQRQTESLYDNPLFVQQDIDSIYRPRKTGRGEATEDESLGTGPIEFTPAEEQNGDSER from the coding sequence ATGTCTTTCAGCTCGTTGCTACCTGCTCCTGTACACTCTGGTAAGACCGGTTCCAATGCCAGTGGGGAACTGCTTGTGAATGCGCTCGTTGACGATGGAGATGCGGTTGCTAGTGACCAGTACAGCGCGATGGTGTCGCGGGTGACCTTGCACGACTTCATACCTCTACGACAGAGGGATTTTAACATGGCTATTCCGTTGCCCAGCGAGAGTGAAGTGGCACGGACGGCTAAGAAAACGTGGTCTCACTTCCAGTCTCTCATTGGTGAAGTGGAGCAAAAGTCCGCTGGCGGGCGCACTGAGGACGAGCTTGTCGTTCTCCCTGGGGGGAAACGGTTACATATTGTCACTGCTCAGCATGACCCGTTGCAACCGAAGAAGGCGAGCCGGAGCAAGAAGTCGTACGCTCCCTCGAACGAGGATGAACCCATCCAGCCGATCCTACATACCACCTCTGCTGGTGATAATCCCAGTCCCCCCGTGGATAAGCGTGCGTGGCAGATCCCCAGTTTCGTGTCGCAGTGGAAGAACCCGAAGGGGTACACCACTGCGTTGCGCGGGGCCGGGAGTGTTGTTGCAGGTAACAGCGGCGGTGAGGTGACCGATGGGTTTGTTGCCCTGGCGGATGCACTTGAGGCAGCTGACCGGGAGGCCCGTGTACGGTTGCAATTGAAGCGGGAGGCTAAAGTTGTTGAACTGAACCGTGCCGTACGAGAGAGAGAacagaaattgaacaagatcatGAAGAGCGTGCCCCGCCGGGGGGTACCTCTCCATGAGAGGGATGTCTCTGAACGGATTGCGTTAGACACGGGGCCACGCCCGACAGCGAACCGCAGCCATGAAGGTGTTGCGTACGACTCACGTTTATTCACGAAGGGAGCCACGACGCAGCGTCAAACGGAGAGTCTTTACGATAACCCTCTGTTTGTGCAGCAAGATATCGACAGTATATACCGTCCTCGTAAGACTGGTCGCGGCGAGGCCACTGAGGATGAGTCCCTGGGGACAGGACCCATAGAGTTTACACCTGCTGAAGAGCAGAACGGCGACTCTGAGAGGTAA
- the POP5 gene encoding RNA-binding protein POP5 (similar to Saccharomyces cerevisiae POP5 (YAL033W); ancestral locus Anc_7.59), translating into MVRLKSRYVLFEIVSPVAVCGDGTASAVLSRGPCSARVTAKTILQEIRRSLQVNFGDYGAGKVGSLLQVKYFSNNTATGILRCHREDVDLLLGALFFMSNVGESPEEHRGLIVNPVKVSGTIKKVEQFAVRRGQKLVALTRRQLAGPDNIQQKSFTDDFTSIIDDNANI; encoded by the coding sequence ATGGTGAGACTCAAGTCGCGGTACGTTCTGTTCGAGATCGTGTCCCCAGTGGCCGTCTGCGGTGATGGCACGGCCTCCGCGGTGCTCAGTAGAGGCCCCTGCAGTGCTCGGGTCACCGCGAAGACTATCTTGCAAGAGATACGGCGTTCCCTGCAGGTGAACTTCGGGGATTACGGTGCTGGGAAAGTTGGGTCCCTGCTTCAAGTCAAGTATTTCTCAAATAATACGGCCACTGGGATCCTTAGGTGTCACAGGGAAGATGTGGATTTGCTTCTTGGTGCTTTGTTCTTCATGAGCAACGTGGGCGAGTCCCCCGAGGAACACCGGGGACTCATCGTTAACCCGGTGAAAGTGAGTGGGACTATTAAGAAAGTGGAACAGTTTGCAGTACGAAGAGGTCAGAAACTCGTAGCGCTGACAAGGAGACAGCTTGCAGGGCCGGACAACATCCAGCAGAAGAGCTTCACAGACGATTTCACTTCAATTATAGACGATAACGCAAATATATAA